One part of the Bacteroidia bacterium genome encodes these proteins:
- a CDS encoding DUF5606 domain-containing protein — protein sequence MSISFNDVVSVTGLPGLYQVIKNNDNSIVVESLDDKKKRQLIRGNMMVSKLTDVSIYTEDDSEPLLSVLQEIQKKFGKELPVSKKSSKDELMGFLTGVLPTLDSERVYPSNVKKLIGWYKILSSFDIELKISKEEEEKNKEEAKKAAIKEKEAKQKK from the coding sequence ATGTCTATATCTTTTAATGATGTTGTCTCAGTAACGGGATTACCCGGTCTTTATCAGGTGATCAAGAATAATGACAATTCGATAGTGGTTGAGTCATTGGATGACAAGAAAAAACGACAACTAATTCGGGGAAATATGATGGTGTCCAAGCTCACCGATGTTAGTATTTATACCGAAGATGACAGTGAGCCACTATTGAGCGTGTTGCAGGAGATCCAGAAAAAGTTTGGGAAAGAGCTTCCTGTCAGCAAGAAAAGTAGCAAAGATGAACTCATGGGTTTTCTAACCGGGGTTTTACCTACTTTAGACTCTGAAAGGGTTTATCCTTCCAATGTGAAGAAGCTGATCGGATGGTATAAAATCCTCAGTTCATTTGACATTGAATTGAAAATCTCCAAAGAGGAAGAAGAAAAGAACAAAGAAGAAGCTAAGAAAGCAGCGATCAAAGAGAAGGAAGCCAAACAGAAAAAATAA
- a CDS encoding DUF2231 domain-containing protein has translation MPLTLHPISVHFPIAFLFLAGGLYIFYLFKSDFFFYRSAKLVHLLGVVGLILAMLTGRSAASEIEADSPLTDIVRNHEILGYGAIWAFSMLLVWSYLREKSFKQKELIFFSTLYLVFLGVMVYSSYLGGEIAHP, from the coding sequence TTGCCTCTTACGCTACACCCCATAAGTGTCCATTTCCCCATCGCCTTTTTATTTCTGGCTGGTGGATTGTACATTTTTTATCTTTTCAAATCTGACTTTTTCTTCTATCGATCTGCAAAACTCGTCCACCTCTTAGGAGTGGTGGGATTGATTCTTGCCATGTTGACAGGCAGGAGTGCAGCTAGCGAGATAGAAGCGGACAGTCCCTTAACTGATATTGTCCGAAATCATGAAATCCTGGGATACGGTGCCATCTGGGCATTTAGCATGCTACTGGTATGGTCTTACTTGCGGGAGAAAAGTTTTAAACAAAAAGAGCTGATATTTTTCAGTACTCTTTATTTAGTTTTTCTGGGAGTAATGGTCTATAGTTCCTACCTGGGCGGAGAGATTGCTCATCCCTAA
- the lon gene encoding endopeptidase La translates to MTFSPFDQEGFFDDDFQIVSDSDEQKIMNEELPDEIGILTLKNTVLFPGIVIPITVGRDKSIRLVKEAYKSNDRRIGVITQKNIEVEDPDFDDLYMVGTLAHIHKMIKMPDGSVTIVIQGRSKVEVLEFTQRDPYFKGKITRALDTYPESDQVKALMHSLKEEASRIIDLSPNIPSEARIALDNIESLSFLTHFIASNLSLTISEKQEILEMDDLLEKGEIILQFLGDELKVLELSEEIQTKVKTDLDKQQREYILRQQIRTIQDELGEANFESEVEELRNRGSVKIWPDEVQKAFDKEILRLSRLTPSMPDYAIVINYIEWLLDLPWEHYAEDSFEFPEVQKILDEDHYGLEKVKERILEHLAVLKLKADKKAPIICFYGPPGVGKTSLGKSIARAMNKEFIRISLGGARDEAEIRGHRRTYIGAMPGRIIQGLKKASTSNPVLMLDEIDKVGNDFRGDPSSALLEVLDPEQNNSFRDNFLEVEYDLSSVMFICTANTLSTIHPALRDRMEIIEINGYSLEEKIEIARKHLLPKARKDHGLKTSHIGVSPKAIRTVIENYTRESGVRVLGRQFASICRGVAKQIVLEGKKKVNVSEKNLRDFLGIKRFEKEAYKQIESPGVAIGLAWTRVGGEILHIESTLTPGNGRLSMTGKLGEVMKESATLAYTYLRANCDSFGIPYDVFKHWNIHLHIPAGAIPKDGPSAGITILSSLASQFSQRLIKTNLAMTGEITLRGKVLPVGGIKEKVLAAKRAGIKTIVLCQENQKDVSEIKESYVKDLEFIYVSKMSEVIEHALEIEPVKNAKRLLPKKKESEKAAEKDLNRIEQIRKIVAQA, encoded by the coding sequence ATGACATTTTCACCATTTGATCAGGAAGGGTTTTTTGACGATGATTTTCAGATTGTATCTGATTCTGATGAGCAGAAGATCATGAATGAAGAGTTGCCCGATGAGATTGGTATCCTTACACTTAAGAATACAGTTCTTTTTCCGGGTATTGTGATTCCAATTACGGTAGGCAGAGATAAATCCATCAGACTGGTCAAGGAAGCTTATAAAAGCAATGACCGAAGAATTGGAGTAATCACCCAAAAGAATATAGAAGTAGAAGATCCTGATTTTGATGATTTGTATATGGTGGGCACCCTTGCCCACATTCACAAAATGATCAAGATGCCTGATGGTAGTGTTACGATTGTGATCCAGGGACGATCCAAAGTAGAAGTTCTGGAGTTCACCCAGAGAGATCCTTATTTCAAAGGGAAAATTACACGGGCTTTGGATACCTATCCGGAATCTGATCAGGTCAAAGCCCTCATGCATAGCCTCAAGGAAGAGGCCAGCCGCATCATTGATCTTTCTCCTAATATACCCAGTGAGGCAAGAATCGCGCTGGACAATATTGAGAGCCTGAGCTTCCTCACACATTTCATCGCATCCAACCTCAGTCTGACGATTTCTGAAAAACAGGAAATTCTGGAAATGGATGATCTTCTGGAGAAAGGAGAAATTATTCTTCAGTTTCTCGGAGATGAATTGAAAGTCCTTGAACTCAGTGAAGAAATTCAGACGAAAGTCAAAACGGACCTCGATAAACAACAAAGAGAATATATCCTTCGTCAGCAGATTCGAACTATTCAGGATGAATTAGGCGAAGCTAACTTTGAATCCGAAGTAGAAGAACTGCGAAATCGTGGCAGTGTGAAAATATGGCCGGATGAAGTTCAAAAGGCTTTCGACAAAGAAATCCTGAGGCTATCACGCCTGACCCCTTCTATGCCGGATTATGCCATCGTTATCAACTATATCGAATGGCTCCTTGATCTTCCCTGGGAACATTATGCAGAAGACAGTTTTGAGTTTCCTGAGGTACAGAAAATACTGGATGAGGATCATTATGGACTTGAGAAGGTAAAAGAGCGTATCCTTGAGCATCTGGCAGTATTGAAGCTGAAGGCAGATAAAAAGGCACCAATCATTTGTTTCTATGGCCCTCCCGGAGTGGGGAAAACCTCTTTGGGTAAATCTATTGCCCGAGCGATGAATAAGGAATTCATCCGCATTTCTTTGGGAGGTGCAAGAGATGAGGCCGAAATACGTGGGCATAGAAGAACCTATATCGGGGCGATGCCCGGTCGTATCATTCAGGGATTGAAAAAGGCGTCGACCAGCAATCCCGTTTTGATGTTGGATGAAATTGATAAAGTGGGGAATGACTTCAGAGGAGATCCCAGTTCTGCCTTATTGGAAGTGTTGGATCCGGAGCAAAACAATAGTTTCCGTGATAACTTCCTCGAAGTAGAGTATGATCTCTCCAGCGTGATGTTTATTTGTACAGCAAATACCCTTTCGACCATCCATCCTGCATTGAGAGATAGAATGGAGATCATCGAAATCAATGGATATTCGCTTGAAGAAAAGATCGAGATAGCGCGTAAGCACTTATTACCCAAAGCCAGAAAGGATCATGGCTTGAAGACCAGCCATATCGGGGTGAGTCCTAAAGCTATTCGCACAGTAATTGAAAATTACACCAGAGAATCTGGCGTGCGTGTCCTGGGAAGGCAATTTGCGAGCATTTGCAGAGGAGTAGCCAAGCAAATTGTACTGGAGGGTAAAAAGAAAGTCAACGTATCTGAGAAGAACCTTAGAGACTTCCTTGGCATAAAAAGATTTGAAAAAGAAGCCTATAAGCAGATTGAAAGTCCCGGAGTTGCTATTGGATTAGCCTGGACGAGGGTAGGAGGTGAGATTTTACATATAGAATCAACCCTGACCCCTGGAAACGGCCGACTGAGCATGACGGGAAAACTGGGAGAAGTGATGAAAGAATCTGCCACTCTGGCATATACCTATCTTCGGGCTAATTGCGATTCCTTTGGCATCCCTTACGATGTCTTTAAGCACTGGAACATTCACCTGCACATTCCTGCGGGAGCAATTCCTAAAGATGGCCCCTCAGCAGGTATAACCATCCTGAGCTCTTTGGCATCTCAGTTCTCTCAACGCCTCATTAAGACCAATTTGGCGATGACGGGAGAGATTACCTTAAGAGGTAAAGTATTGCCTGTAGGGGGAATAAAGGAAAAAGTGCTGGCCGCAAAACGAGCTGGAATCAAAACCATCGTCCTTTGCCAGGAAAACCAGAAAGATGTAAGTGAGATCAAGGAATCCTATGTAAAGGACCTTGAATTCATCTATGTCAGTAAGATGTCAGAGGTAATAGAGCATGCCCTGGAAATAGAGCCAGTTAAAAATGCCAAACGATTGCTTCCTAAAAAAAAGGAATCAGAAAAAGCCGCTGAAAAAGATCTTAATAGAATAGAGCAAATCAGAAAGATTGTCGCTCAGGCCTAG